The Halopelagius inordinatus genomic interval GAGGAGACGCGCGAACTGCACCGAAGCGCGTTCGAAATCGACCCGCGGCACCAACTGCGCCTGACGGCCCACCGGGGGCAGTGGATAGACCAGTCCGTCTCGCACAACGTCTTCTTCCCGAGCACGGACGGGTCGCTTCTCGACGACGTGTACAAGACGGCGTGGCGACTCGGCGTCAAGACCACGTACTACCTGCGGACGCTCGGTGCCTCGCAGATAGAGAAATCCACGATAGACATGGACGAGTACGGCCGGACGCAACGCCGCGATACCGGCGACGACGGCGACACCGACGCCAACGGAGGCGACGGCGGAGACGACGACTCCGGCCTCGCCCGCGTGGAGGACCCGACGTGCGAGGCGTGTCAGTGACGCCCCGACGGACGCACCGCAAGCAGACGACCGACGACACCAAAGACAGATGCCGATACTGAACCACGACGCGGAACACGACCCGAACAAGATACTCCCGATAGATTACGACTGGGCGCGCGAGTACTACCGCGACGGCGTCGCCAACAACTGGGTCCCGGAGGAGATTCCGATGCAGGAAGACGTCTCTCAGTGGAACGGCGACGAACTCACCGACTCCGAACGGCGACTCGTCGAGTGGAACCTCGGGTTCTTCTCGACCGCGGAGTCGCTGACGGCGAACAACATCGTCCTCGCCCTCTACGAGTACGTCACCGCGCCGGAGTGCCGCCAGTATCTCCTCCGGCAGGCGTACGAGGAGGCCATCCACACGGACACGTTCATCTACTGCTGTGACTCGCTCGGTTTCGACCCCGAGTACGTGTACGGCATGTACGACCGGGTACCCTCCATCGCGGAGAAAGACGAGTTCGTCGTGGACCTCACGCGGAACCTCGAAGACGCCGACTTCGAGGTCGAAGACACGGAGGACGTTCGTGACCTCCTACGCGATTTAGTCGGGTTCTACGTCGTCATGGAGGGGGTGTTCTTCTACGCCGGGTTCGCGATGATGCTCGCGTTGAAGCGCCAAAACAAGATGGTCGGTATCGGCCAGCAGTTCGAGTACATCATGCGCGACGAGTCGCTTCACGTGGGGTTCGGCGTGGACCTCGTGAACCAGATTCGCACGGAGAACCCCGACGCGTGGACAGACGAGTTCGGCGAGGAGGTGCGCGGCCTGATAGAGGACGCGGTGGAACTCGAACAGATATACGCCCGCGAGGCCTGTCCCGACGACGTTCTCGGCATGAGTCCCGACCAGTTCGCCGAGTACGTCGAACACGTCGCCGACCGCAGACTCGGCCAGTTGGACCTCGACCCCAGTTACGGGACCGACAACCCGTTCCCGTGGATGAGCGAGGCGGTGGACCTGAACAAAGAGAAGAACTTCTTCGAGACGCAGGTGACCGAGTACCAAAGCGGCGGGACGCTGGACTGGTAACGCCGC includes:
- a CDS encoding ribonucleotide-diphosphate reductase subunit beta; translation: MPATTATPTPTEATAETTTPASPAWRTRRARRVSDAPTDAPQADDRRHQRQMPILNHDAEHDPNKILPIDYDWAREYYRDGVANNWVPEEIPMQEDVSQWNGDELTDSERRLVEWNLGFFSTAESLTANNIVLALYEYVTAPECRQYLLRQAYEEAIHTDTFIYCCDSLGFDPEYVYGMYDRVPSIAEKDEFVVDLTRNLEDADFEVEDTEDVRDLLRDLVGFYVVMEGVFFYAGFAMMLALKRQNKMVGIGQQFEYIMRDESLHVGFGVDLVNQIRTENPDAWTDEFGEEVRGLIEDAVELEQIYAREACPDDVLGMSPDQFAEYVEHVADRRLGQLDLDPSYGTDNPFPWMSEAVDLNKEKNFFETQVTEYQSGGTLDW